One stretch of Macaca nemestrina isolate mMacNem1 chromosome 17, mMacNem.hap1, whole genome shotgun sequence DNA includes these proteins:
- the LOC105473235 gene encoding segment polarity protein dishevelled homolog DVL-2 isoform X4 — translation MAGSSAGGGGVGETKVIYHLDEEETPYLVKIPVPAERITLGDFKSVLQRPAGAKYFFKSMDQDFGVVKEEISDDNARLPCFNGRVVSWLVSSDNPQPEMAPPAHEPRAELAPPAPPLPPLPPERTSGIGDSRPPSFHPNVSSSHENLEPETETESVVSLRRERPRRRESSEHGAGGHRTGGPSRLERHLAGYESSSTLMTSELESTSLGDSDEEDTMSRFSSSTEQSSASRLLKRHRRRRKQRPPRLERTSSFSSVTDSTMSLNIITVTLNMEKYNFLGISIVGQSNERGDGGIYIGSIMKGGAVAADGRIEPGDMLLQVNDMNFENMSNDDAVRVLRDIVHKPGPIVLTVAKCWDPSPQAYFTLPRNEPIQPIDPAAWVSHSAALTGTFPAYPGSSSMSTITSGSSLPDGCEGRGLSIHTDMASVTKAMAAPESGLEVRDRMWLKITIPNAFLGSDVVDWLYHHVEGFPERREARKYASGLLKAGLIRHTVNKITFSEQCYYVFGDLSGGCESCPALAEDRGWHPSMRCWTSHAPDLVNLSLNDNDGSSGASDQDTLAPLPGATPWPLLPTFSYQYPAPHPYSPQPPPYHELSSYTFGGGSASSQHSEGSRSSGSTRSDGGAGRTGRPEERAPESKSGSGSESEPSSRGGSLRRGGEPSGTGDGGPPPSRGSAGGAPNLRAHSGLHPYGPPPGMALPYNPMMVVMMPPPPPPVPPAVQPPGAPPVRDLGSVPPELTASRQSFHMAMGNPSEFFVDVM, via the exons ATGGCGGGCAGCAGCGCTGGGGGCGGTGGGGTTGGGGAGACGAAGGTGATTTACCACCTGGATGAGGAAGAGACTCCATACCTGGTGAAGATCCCTGTCCCCGCCGAGCGCATCACCCTCGGCGATTTCAAGAGCGTCCTGCAGCGGCCCGCGGGCGCCAAGTACTTTTTCAAGTCTATGGATCAGGATTTCGG AGTGGTGAAGGAAGAAATTTCAGATGACAACGCCCGCCTCCCCTGCTTCAATGGAAGGGTGGTATCCTGG CTGGTGTCCTCAGATAATCCCCAACCTGAGATGGCTCCTCCAGCCCACGAGCCTCGGGCAGAACTGGCGCCTCCAGCCCCACCTTTACCCCCTTTGCCACCCGAGAGGACCAGCGGCATTGGGGACTCAAGGCCTCCATCCTTTCA CCCTAATGTGTCCAGCAGCCATGAGAATCTGGAGCCTGAGACAGAAACCGAGTCAGTAGTGTCACTGAGGCGGGAGCGGCCTCGCAGGAGAGAGAGCAGTGAGCATGGCG CTGGGGGCCACAGGACTGGTGGCCCCTCAAGGCTGGAGCGCCACCTGGCGGGATATGAGAGCTCCTCTACCCTCATGACCAGTGAGCTGGAGAGTACCAGCCTGGGGGACTCCGACGAGGAGGACACCATGAGCAG GTTCAGCAGCTCCACGGAGCAGAGCAGTGCCTCCCGCCTCCTTAAGCGCCACCGACGGCGGAGGAAGCAGCGGCCACCCCGCCTGGAGAGG ACATCGTCCTTCAGCAGCGTCACAGATTCCACCATGTCTCTCAATATCATCACAGTCACGCTAAACATGG AGAAGTACAACTTCCTGGGTATCTCCATTGTGGGCCAAAGCAATGAGCGGGGAGACGGAGGCATCTACATTGGCTCCATCATGAAGGGTGGGGCTGTGGCGGCCGACGGGCGCATTGAGCCAGGGGACATGCTTTTGCAG GTGAATGACATGAACTTTGAGAACATGAGCAATGATGACGCCGTGCGGGTGCTGAGGGACATTGTGCACAAGCCTGG CCCCATTGTGCTGACTGTGGCCAAGTGCTGGgatccctctcctcaggcctatTTCACTCTCCCGCGAA ATGAGCCCATCCAGCCAATTGACCCTGCTGCCTGGGTGTCCCACTCTGCGGCTCTGACTGGCACCTTCCCAGCCTATCCGGGCTCCTCCTCCATGAGCACCATTACATCTGGATCCTCTTTGCCTGATG GCTGTGAGGGCCGGGGTCTCTCCATCCATACGGACATGGCATCGGTGACCAAGGCCATGGCAGCTCCAGAGTCTGGACTGGAAGTCCGGGACCGCATGTGGCTCAAGATCACCATCCCTAATGCCTTTCTGG GCTCGGATGTGGTTGACTGGCTCTACCATCACGTGGAGGGCTTTCCTGAGCGGCGGGAGGCCCGCAAGTATGCCAGCGGGCTGCTCAAAGCAGGCCTGATCCGACACACCGTCAACAAGATCACCTTCTCTGAACAGTGCTATTACGTCTTCGGAGACCTCAGTGGTGGCTGTGAGAGCT GTCCTGCATTGGCCGAGGATCGTGGCTGGCATCCATCCATGCGCTGCTGGACAAGCCACGCGCCAG ACCTAGTCAACCTGTCTCTCAATGACAACGATGGCTCCAGTGGGGCTTCGGACCAGGACACCCTGGCTCCTCTGCCTGGGGCCACCCCCTGGCCCTTGCTGCCCACTTTCTCCTACCAATACCCGGCCCCACACCCCTACAGCCCGCAGCCCCCACCGTACCATGAACTTTCATCTTATACCTTTGGTGGGGGCAGTGCCAGCAGCCAGCACAGTGAGG GCAGCCGGAGCAGTGGGTCGACCCGGAGTGATGGGGGGGCAGGGCGCACAGGGAGGCCCGAGGAGCGGGCCCCCGAGTCCAAGTCCGGCAGTGGCAGTGAGTCCGAGCCCTCCAGCCGAGGGGGCAGCCTTCGGCGGGGTGGGGAACCAAGTGGGACTGGCGATGGGGGCCCTCCTCCATCCAGAGGCTCAGCTGGGGGTGCCCCTAATCTCCGAGCCCACTCGGGGCTCCATCCCTATGGACCACCCCCTGGCATGGCCCTCCCCTACAACCCCATGATGGTGGTCAtgatgcccccacccccacctccagtcCCTCCAGCAGTGCAGCCTCCGGGGGCCCCTCCAGTCAGAGACCTGGGCTCTGTGCCGCCAGAACTGACAGCCAGCCGCCAAAGCTTCCACATGGCCATGGGCAATCCCAGTGAGTTCTTTGTGGATGTTATGTAG
- the LOC105473235 gene encoding segment polarity protein dishevelled homolog DVL-2 isoform X5 codes for MAGSSAGGGGVGETKVIYHLDEEETPYLVKIPVPAERITLGDFKSVLQRPAGAKYFFKSMDQDFGVVKEEISDDNARLPCFNGRVVSWLVSSDNPQPEMAPPAHEPRAELAPPAPPLPPLPPERTSGIGDSRPPSFHPNVSSSHENLEPETETESVVSLRRERPRRRESSEHGAGGHRTGGPSRLERHLAGYESSSTLMTSELESTSLGDSDEEDTMSRFSSSTEQSSASRLLKRHRRRRKQRPPRLERTSSFSSVTDSTMSLNIITVTLNMEKYNFLGISIVGQSNERGDGGIYIGSIMKGGAVAADGRIEPGDMLLQVNDMNFENMSNDDAVRVLRDIVHKPGPIVLTVAKCWDPSPQAYFTLPRNEPIQPIDPAAWVSHSAALTGTFPAYPGSSSMSTITSGSSLPDGCEGRGLSIHTDMASVTKAMAAPESGLEVRDRMWLKITIPNAFLGSDVVDWLYHHVEGFPERREARKYASGLLKAGLIRHTVNKITFSEQCYYVFGDLSGGCESYLVNLSLNDNDGSSGASDQDTLAPLPGATPWPLLPTFSYQYPAPHPYSPQPPPYHELSSYTFGGGSASSQHSEGSRSSGSTRSDGGAGRTGRPEERAPESKSGSGSESEPSSRGGSLRRGGEPSGTGDGGPPPSRGSAGGAPNLRAHSGLHPYGPPPGMALPYNPMMVVMMPPPPPPVPPAVQPPGAPPVRDLGSVPPELTASRQSFHMAMGNPSEFFVDVM; via the exons ATGGCGGGCAGCAGCGCTGGGGGCGGTGGGGTTGGGGAGACGAAGGTGATTTACCACCTGGATGAGGAAGAGACTCCATACCTGGTGAAGATCCCTGTCCCCGCCGAGCGCATCACCCTCGGCGATTTCAAGAGCGTCCTGCAGCGGCCCGCGGGCGCCAAGTACTTTTTCAAGTCTATGGATCAGGATTTCGG AGTGGTGAAGGAAGAAATTTCAGATGACAACGCCCGCCTCCCCTGCTTCAATGGAAGGGTGGTATCCTGG CTGGTGTCCTCAGATAATCCCCAACCTGAGATGGCTCCTCCAGCCCACGAGCCTCGGGCAGAACTGGCGCCTCCAGCCCCACCTTTACCCCCTTTGCCACCCGAGAGGACCAGCGGCATTGGGGACTCAAGGCCTCCATCCTTTCA CCCTAATGTGTCCAGCAGCCATGAGAATCTGGAGCCTGAGACAGAAACCGAGTCAGTAGTGTCACTGAGGCGGGAGCGGCCTCGCAGGAGAGAGAGCAGTGAGCATGGCG CTGGGGGCCACAGGACTGGTGGCCCCTCAAGGCTGGAGCGCCACCTGGCGGGATATGAGAGCTCCTCTACCCTCATGACCAGTGAGCTGGAGAGTACCAGCCTGGGGGACTCCGACGAGGAGGACACCATGAGCAG GTTCAGCAGCTCCACGGAGCAGAGCAGTGCCTCCCGCCTCCTTAAGCGCCACCGACGGCGGAGGAAGCAGCGGCCACCCCGCCTGGAGAGG ACATCGTCCTTCAGCAGCGTCACAGATTCCACCATGTCTCTCAATATCATCACAGTCACGCTAAACATGG AGAAGTACAACTTCCTGGGTATCTCCATTGTGGGCCAAAGCAATGAGCGGGGAGACGGAGGCATCTACATTGGCTCCATCATGAAGGGTGGGGCTGTGGCGGCCGACGGGCGCATTGAGCCAGGGGACATGCTTTTGCAG GTGAATGACATGAACTTTGAGAACATGAGCAATGATGACGCCGTGCGGGTGCTGAGGGACATTGTGCACAAGCCTGG CCCCATTGTGCTGACTGTGGCCAAGTGCTGGgatccctctcctcaggcctatTTCACTCTCCCGCGAA ATGAGCCCATCCAGCCAATTGACCCTGCTGCCTGGGTGTCCCACTCTGCGGCTCTGACTGGCACCTTCCCAGCCTATCCGGGCTCCTCCTCCATGAGCACCATTACATCTGGATCCTCTTTGCCTGATG GCTGTGAGGGCCGGGGTCTCTCCATCCATACGGACATGGCATCGGTGACCAAGGCCATGGCAGCTCCAGAGTCTGGACTGGAAGTCCGGGACCGCATGTGGCTCAAGATCACCATCCCTAATGCCTTTCTGG GCTCGGATGTGGTTGACTGGCTCTACCATCACGTGGAGGGCTTTCCTGAGCGGCGGGAGGCCCGCAAGTATGCCAGCGGGCTGCTCAAAGCAGGCCTGATCCGACACACCGTCAACAAGATCACCTTCTCTGAACAGTGCTATTACGTCTTCGGAGACCTCAGTGGTGGCTGTGAGAGCT ACCTAGTCAACCTGTCTCTCAATGACAACGATGGCTCCAGTGGGGCTTCGGACCAGGACACCCTGGCTCCTCTGCCTGGGGCCACCCCCTGGCCCTTGCTGCCCACTTTCTCCTACCAATACCCGGCCCCACACCCCTACAGCCCGCAGCCCCCACCGTACCATGAACTTTCATCTTATACCTTTGGTGGGGGCAGTGCCAGCAGCCAGCACAGTGAGG GCAGCCGGAGCAGTGGGTCGACCCGGAGTGATGGGGGGGCAGGGCGCACAGGGAGGCCCGAGGAGCGGGCCCCCGAGTCCAAGTCCGGCAGTGGCAGTGAGTCCGAGCCCTCCAGCCGAGGGGGCAGCCTTCGGCGGGGTGGGGAACCAAGTGGGACTGGCGATGGGGGCCCTCCTCCATCCAGAGGCTCAGCTGGGGGTGCCCCTAATCTCCGAGCCCACTCGGGGCTCCATCCCTATGGACCACCCCCTGGCATGGCCCTCCCCTACAACCCCATGATGGTGGTCAtgatgcccccacccccacctccagtcCCTCCAGCAGTGCAGCCTCCGGGGGCCCCTCCAGTCAGAGACCTGGGCTCTGTGCCGCCAGAACTGACAGCCAGCCGCCAAAGCTTCCACATGGCCATGGGCAATCCCAGTGAGTTCTTTGTGGATGTTATGTAG
- the LOC105473235 gene encoding segment polarity protein dishevelled homolog DVL-2 isoform X7 — MAGSSAGGGGVGETKVIYHLDEEETPYLVKIPVPAERITLGDFKSVLQRPAGAKYFFKSMDQDFGVVKEEISDDNARLPCFNGRVVSWLVSSDNPQPEMAPPAHEPRAELAPPAPPLPPLPPERTSGIGDSRPPSFHPNVSSSHENLEPETETESVVSLRRERPRRRESTGGHRTGGPSRLERHLAGYESSSTLMTSELESTSLGDSDEEDTMSRFSSSTEQSSASRLLKRHRRRRKQRPPRLERTSSFSSVTDSTMSLNIITVTLNMEKYNFLGISIVGQSNERGDGGIYIGSIMKGGAVAADGRIEPGDMLLQVNDMNFENMSNDDAVRVLRDIVHKPGPIVLTVAKCWDPSPQAYFTLPRNEPIQPIDPAAWVSHSAALTGTFPAYPGSSSMSTITSGSSLPDGCEGRGLSIHTDMASVTKAMAAPESGLEVRDRMWLKITIPNAFLGSDVVDWLYHHVEGFPERREARKYASGLLKAGLIRHTVNKITFSEQCYYVFGDLSGGCESCPALAEDRGWHPSMRCWTSHAPDLVNLSLNDNDGSSGASDQDTLAPLPGATPWPLLPTFSYQYPAPHPYSPQPPPYHELSSYTFGGGSASSQHSEGSRSSGSTRSDGGAGRTGRPEERAPESKSGSGSESEPSSRGGSLRRGGEPSGTGDGGPPPSRGSAGGAPNLRAHSGLHPYGPPPGMALPYNPMMVVMMPPPPPPVPPAVQPPGAPPVRDLGSVPPELTASRQSFHMAMGNPSEFFVDVM; from the exons ATGGCGGGCAGCAGCGCTGGGGGCGGTGGGGTTGGGGAGACGAAGGTGATTTACCACCTGGATGAGGAAGAGACTCCATACCTGGTGAAGATCCCTGTCCCCGCCGAGCGCATCACCCTCGGCGATTTCAAGAGCGTCCTGCAGCGGCCCGCGGGCGCCAAGTACTTTTTCAAGTCTATGGATCAGGATTTCGG AGTGGTGAAGGAAGAAATTTCAGATGACAACGCCCGCCTCCCCTGCTTCAATGGAAGGGTGGTATCCTGG CTGGTGTCCTCAGATAATCCCCAACCTGAGATGGCTCCTCCAGCCCACGAGCCTCGGGCAGAACTGGCGCCTCCAGCCCCACCTTTACCCCCTTTGCCACCCGAGAGGACCAGCGGCATTGGGGACTCAAGGCCTCCATCCTTTCA CCCTAATGTGTCCAGCAGCCATGAGAATCTGGAGCCTGAGACAGAAACCGAGTCAGTAGTGTCACTGAGGCGGGAGCGGCCTCGCAGGAGAGAGAGCA CTGGGGGCCACAGGACTGGTGGCCCCTCAAGGCTGGAGCGCCACCTGGCGGGATATGAGAGCTCCTCTACCCTCATGACCAGTGAGCTGGAGAGTACCAGCCTGGGGGACTCCGACGAGGAGGACACCATGAGCAG GTTCAGCAGCTCCACGGAGCAGAGCAGTGCCTCCCGCCTCCTTAAGCGCCACCGACGGCGGAGGAAGCAGCGGCCACCCCGCCTGGAGAGG ACATCGTCCTTCAGCAGCGTCACAGATTCCACCATGTCTCTCAATATCATCACAGTCACGCTAAACATGG AGAAGTACAACTTCCTGGGTATCTCCATTGTGGGCCAAAGCAATGAGCGGGGAGACGGAGGCATCTACATTGGCTCCATCATGAAGGGTGGGGCTGTGGCGGCCGACGGGCGCATTGAGCCAGGGGACATGCTTTTGCAG GTGAATGACATGAACTTTGAGAACATGAGCAATGATGACGCCGTGCGGGTGCTGAGGGACATTGTGCACAAGCCTGG CCCCATTGTGCTGACTGTGGCCAAGTGCTGGgatccctctcctcaggcctatTTCACTCTCCCGCGAA ATGAGCCCATCCAGCCAATTGACCCTGCTGCCTGGGTGTCCCACTCTGCGGCTCTGACTGGCACCTTCCCAGCCTATCCGGGCTCCTCCTCCATGAGCACCATTACATCTGGATCCTCTTTGCCTGATG GCTGTGAGGGCCGGGGTCTCTCCATCCATACGGACATGGCATCGGTGACCAAGGCCATGGCAGCTCCAGAGTCTGGACTGGAAGTCCGGGACCGCATGTGGCTCAAGATCACCATCCCTAATGCCTTTCTGG GCTCGGATGTGGTTGACTGGCTCTACCATCACGTGGAGGGCTTTCCTGAGCGGCGGGAGGCCCGCAAGTATGCCAGCGGGCTGCTCAAAGCAGGCCTGATCCGACACACCGTCAACAAGATCACCTTCTCTGAACAGTGCTATTACGTCTTCGGAGACCTCAGTGGTGGCTGTGAGAGCT GTCCTGCATTGGCCGAGGATCGTGGCTGGCATCCATCCATGCGCTGCTGGACAAGCCACGCGCCAG ACCTAGTCAACCTGTCTCTCAATGACAACGATGGCTCCAGTGGGGCTTCGGACCAGGACACCCTGGCTCCTCTGCCTGGGGCCACCCCCTGGCCCTTGCTGCCCACTTTCTCCTACCAATACCCGGCCCCACACCCCTACAGCCCGCAGCCCCCACCGTACCATGAACTTTCATCTTATACCTTTGGTGGGGGCAGTGCCAGCAGCCAGCACAGTGAGG GCAGCCGGAGCAGTGGGTCGACCCGGAGTGATGGGGGGGCAGGGCGCACAGGGAGGCCCGAGGAGCGGGCCCCCGAGTCCAAGTCCGGCAGTGGCAGTGAGTCCGAGCCCTCCAGCCGAGGGGGCAGCCTTCGGCGGGGTGGGGAACCAAGTGGGACTGGCGATGGGGGCCCTCCTCCATCCAGAGGCTCAGCTGGGGGTGCCCCTAATCTCCGAGCCCACTCGGGGCTCCATCCCTATGGACCACCCCCTGGCATGGCCCTCCCCTACAACCCCATGATGGTGGTCAtgatgcccccacccccacctccagtcCCTCCAGCAGTGCAGCCTCCGGGGGCCCCTCCAGTCAGAGACCTGGGCTCTGTGCCGCCAGAACTGACAGCCAGCCGCCAAAGCTTCCACATGGCCATGGGCAATCCCAGTGAGTTCTTTGTGGATGTTATGTAG